TGCCACCGTATTCCAGGATTTGGCCCTGTGTGAAAACCTGGATGTGGTTGCCAATATCTTTTTAGGGCAGGAACGCAACCCCTGGCACCTTGATGAAGTTGCGATGGAGGTGCGATCCTGGGAGCTTTTACATGAACTGGCAGCCCGCATTCCCAGTGTGCGCGAACCAATTGCCTCGCTTTCGGGGGGGCAACGCCAGACAGTGGCAATTGCGCGGTCCCTGTTGTTAAACCCCAAAATCATCATGCTTGATGAACCCACAGCCGCCCTCGGCGTGGCGCAAACCGCCGAGGTCCTTAACCTGGTGGAACGGGTGCGTGACAAGGGCCTGGGCGTGATCATGATTTCCCACAATATGGAAGATGTGCGCGCCGTTGCAGATCGCATCGTGGTGTTGCGGCTGGGGCGCAATAACGGGGTGTTTTCACCGCAATCCTCGAACGAGGAACTGGTCGGTGCCATTACCGGGGCGGTGGACAATGCCGTAACGCGACGGGCCAGCCGGCAGGCTGCTGCTGTTGGCGCCGGGATGCAGGGGTAAAATCATGAACAAAGAAAACAGTATGACAGGGCAAACCCCTGAAACAGGGTTGCTGGACCGCCGTGATACGCGCGTCAAACATGCCAATAATATTGCTGAAATGATCGGCGCACTGGTTGATCGCATCAAGGCTGGTGATCTTGGCTTTATGCCGGTGATTGTTGGCCTGATCGTGATCTGGACGGTTTTTACCGCGATTAATCCCCTGTTTGTAACACCCAACAATCTGGTCAATCTGCTGTTTGACTGCTCGACCGTCGGGGTGATTTCGCTGGGGATTGTTTGCGTTCTCAAACTTGGTGAAATCGACCTTTCGGTTGGCTCCATGAGCGGGGTGGGTTCTGCCCTGATCGGTGTTTTGTGGGTTAATCAGGGTGTTGCCCTGCCACTGGCCATTCTGGCGGCCCTTGTTGCGGGAATGGTGATTGGCGCGGTTTATGCGCTTTTGCGGACCCGCCTTGGCATGCCCAGTTTCGTTTCGACCCTTTCCGGGCTTTTGGCGCTGCTGGGCTTGCAGCTTTATCTGCTCGGCGCGACCGGGTCGATCAACCTGCCTTATGGTTCGGCGATGGTGAATTTCGGCCAGTTGATGATGATGCCAGATTGGCTGTCACATCTGGTTGCGGTGTTGCCGGGGATTTGCATGGTCGTGATGGGCATGCGGACACGGGCACAACGCCAGGCGGCCAATCTTTCAACCGGTTCGGTTGGCGGGTTGATGATCAAGGCGCTGGTGGTGACGGTTCTGTTTGAAGCCGCGATTTTCTACCTCAATCTCGGGCGGGGCGTGCCGTGGATGTTTGGCCTGTTTGCCATGCTGGTTGTGGTGATGAATTATGTTTTCACCCGCACCCGGTGGGGCCGGTCCGTCAAGGCGGTGGGGGGCAATGCCGAAGCCGCACGGCGCGCGGGCATCAATGTCAATTTCATCTATGTTACATCCTTTGCGCTGTGTTCGCTGTTTGCTGCACTGGGCGGGGTTTTGTCATCGGCGCGTCTGGCATCGGCCAGCCAGCAGGCCGGAACGGGTGATGTAAACCTTAATGCCATTGCCGCAGCCGTCATTGGCGGCACCAGCCTGTTTGGCGGGCGTGGTTCGGCCTGGTCGGCATTACTGGGCATTATTGTTATCCAGTCGATCTCGAACGGGTTGACCCTTTTGAACATGTCATCCTCGCTGCGTTACATGATCACCGGTTGCGTGCTTGCCATTGCTGTCATCGTTGACAGCCTTGCCCGCCAAAGCCGCGTTTCACACGGCCGCGCCTGATCAGGCAGAAAAACCAGGAAATTGAAAATGACCAATGTACTGAATGCAAAAACCGCGGCGATCACAGGTGCCGCGTCAGGGATCGGTCTGGAATGTGCGCGAAATCTGCTTGAGGCCGGTTGTCGTGTTGTTCTGATCGACCGGGCCGAAGACAGACTGAACCAGATTTGCGCCGAACTTGGCCCCAATGCCATGCCGATGGTGGTGGATTTGATGGATAACCAGGCTGTGGATGGCATCCTCGACGGGATCATCGCAAAGGTCGGGCATCTTGATATTTTTCATGCCAATGCCGGGGCCTATGTGGGGGGCAAAGTGGCCGAAGGCGACCCTGATGAATGGGACCGGGTATTGAACCTGAATATCAATGCGGCCTTTCGGTCCATCCGCGCGGTTTTGCCCCACATGGTGGAACGCAAAAGCGGCGATATCATCGTAACCAGTTCGATTGCCGGGCTGGTGCCGGTGGTGTGGGAGCCGATCTATACCGCGTCCAAATTTGCCGTGCAGGCCTTTGTCCATACCCTGCGCCGGCAGGTAGCCGATCAGGGTATTCGGGTGGGGGCCGTGGCACCTGGCCCGGTCGTTACCGCCCTGCTTGATAGCTGGCCAAAGGCCAAAATGGAAGAAGCCCTTGCCAATGGCAGCCTGATGCAGCCGTGCGAAGTGGCTGATGCCGTTATCTTCATGCTAAGTCGCCCGCGCGGCGTGACGATCCGCGATCTGGTGATTTTACCGCAAAGTGTGGATTTGTAAGGCTGCGATCAGCGGCCCTGATAAAGCGATAAAACAGAAAAAACGGGCCGGGCAAATTTCAAAATGCCCGGCCCGTTCTTTGATGGTTTTACGTTTTGCCGTGGGCAAACGGGTTATTTGGCCGCCAGTTCGTCGGTTACGGCATCGACGGCCTGTTTGGCGATATCGACAACCTTTTCAACTTCGGCCTTGGTGATGCAAAGCGGCGGGGCAAAGCCGAGGATATCGCCATGCGGCATGGCGCGTGCGATCATGCCACGTTCAAGGCAGGCGGCCGAAACCTTGGCGCCGACTTTCAGGTTCGCATCAAAGCGTTCCTTTTTGTCCTTGTCGGCAACAAATTCCAGGGCGGCCATCAGGCCAACGCCGCGTGCTTCGCCCACCAGCGGGTGGTTATCAAAGGTTTCGCGCAGCAGTTTCTGGAAATAGCCCCCGGTATCGGCGGAATTACCCGTCAGGTTTTCGCCATCGACGATATCAAGGTTGGCATTGGCCGCGGCTGCACACACCGGATGGGCCGAATAGGTCCAGCCATGGCCGATGGGGCCCATTTTGTCCGAACCCTGTTCGAGAACCTTCCAGACCCGTTCGCCAATGATGACGCCCGAAAGCGGCAGGTAGCCCGAGGAAACACCCTTGGCAATCGTGATCAGGTCCGGCTTGATGCCGTAATGCTGGGACCCGAAATAGCTGCCGGTACGGCCAAAGGCGGTGACGACTTCGTCGGCAACCAGCAGAATGTCGTATTTGTTCAGAACAGCCTGGATGGCTTCCCAATAGCCTTTCGGCGGGGTGATGATGCCGCCTGTGCCCATAACCGGCTCGCCAATGAAGGCAGCAATGGTTTCGGGGCCTTCACGCAGGATCATTTTTTCCAGATCATCGGCACAGCGTTTGGCGAACTGTTCTTCGGTTTCACCGGCTTCGGCATTCCAGTAGAAATGCGGGCAGGTGGTGTGCAGGACCGGTGAACGCGGCAAATCAAACGCGTTGTGGAAGGTGGCAAGGCCGGTGAGGCTGCCGGTCATGATGCCCGAGCCATGATAGCCGCGCCAGCGCGAGATGATCTTTTTCTTTTCCGGGCGACCGAGGATGTTGTTGTAATACCAGATCAGCTTGATGTTGGTTTCGTTCGCATCCGACCCGGACATACCGTAATAAACGCGCTGCATGCCTTCGGGCGCGCTTTTGATGATGCGCTCGGACAGGCGAATGATCGGTTCGTTCCCGTGGCCGACATAGGTGTGGTAATAGGCCAGTTCCTTGGCCTGGGCATAAATGGCATCGGCGATTTCGGTGCGGCCATAACCCACATTTACACAATAAAGACCGGCAAAGGCATCAAGGGTTTCTTTGCCTTCGGTGTCATGAATGTAAATGCCCTTGCCGCCATTGATGATGCGGCTGGGGGTTTCACCATCGGCATGCTGGCGCATATGCGTTGACGGATGCATGAAATGCGCCCGGTCCATTGCCTGCAATTCGGCGGTGTTGTTTTTGATCACATTCATTGTCTTCTCCCGTTGAGGTTTGGGGATGTGCTGGCAGCGTTAAAATGCTGCGCAGACATATTTAAGCTCGGTGAATTCTTCCATGCCGTGGCGCGAACCTTCGCGGCCCAGACCCGATTGTTTGACCCCGCCAAAGGGGATCGGCGCGCCGGTGATTTTCACGCAATTCAGCGCGACCATGCCGTATTCCAGTGCATTGGCAACGCGGTTGGCGCGCGACTGGTCGTTGGTGTAAAGATAGGCGGCAAGGCCATATTCGCTGTCATTGGCGCGTTTGATGACTTCTTCTTCGCTATCAAACGGGATCACCGGGGCAACCGGGCCAAAGGTTTCTTCGTGATATATCTGCATGTCTTCGGTGACATCGGCCAGCAGGGTCGGGGCATAAAAAAGTCCGCCCAGGGTTTTGCCACCGGCAAGGACGCGGGCACCTTTGGCGCGGGCGTCTTCGACATGTTCGTCGCATTTGGCAACGGCACGTTCATGCATCAGTGGGCCGATTTCGCAATCTTCATCCAGGCCATTGCCAACCCGCAATTTTTCGATGGCATTGGCAAAACGCTCCAGGAATGCATCGTAAATATCGCGATGAACAAAAATGCGGTTGGCTGCCAGGCAATCCTGGCCGCTGGTGGCAAATTTGGCCCCGATGGCATGGCTAACCGCCAGATCAAGATCCATGTCGGGAAACAGGATGAACGGCGCATGCCCGCCCAGTTCCATCGACATTTTTTTAACCGTTTGCGCACCCTGTGCCAGCAGCAGGCGGCCAATTTGCGTGGAACCGGTAAAGGACAGGGCACGTACCGTGGGGTTGCCGCAAAGTTCGCCGACAACAGGGTTGGGATCGCCGGTAATGACGTTAAAGACACCTGCCGGGATACCGGCCCGTTCGGCCAGTTCGGCCAGGGCCGTTGCCGAAAACGGGGTTTCTGTGGCGGGACGCACGATCATGGTGCAACCAGCGGCAAGGGCGGCTGCTGCCTTACGCGTGATCATGGCGCAGGGGAAGTTCCACGGGGTGACGGCGGCGGTTACGCCAACGGGTTCGCGGCGCACCGACATGGCCCGGTTGGGCAGATGCGATGAAATGCTTTCGACATTCACCCGTTTGGTTTCTTCGGCGTAAAATTCGACAAAGCTTGCGGCATAGTCGATTTCACCGCGCGATTCATTGATCGGCTTGCCCTGTTCCAGGGTCATCAGCAGGGCAAGGTCTTCCCTGTTTTCGATCAGCAATTCAAACCAGCGGCGCAGGCGCGAAGCCCGGTCCTGGGGCAGAAGGGCTGCCCAGGCCGGAAAGGCCTTTTGTGCGGCCTCAACAGCGCGGCGGGTTTCGGTGACACCCATATTGGGGACCGTACCCAGAAAACTGCCGTCAAACGGGTTGGTGACCTCGATCACCTGACGATTATCGGCCGAGCACCAGCGCCCATCAATATAGGCGTGTTCGCGCAGCAGGCGCAAATCGGTCAGATTGCTTAACGACACACAACGCTGTTCTTTCAATTGTGCCGTCATGGGAGCCTCCTTAAAAACGGGCCCGGCCATTTTTGTGATGCCGGGTCTGCCTGTTGAACTGAAGGCAGCCTAACAATATCGGTGCAGAGGAGGTTTCCGAAGGTGATGCCAATTGTTGCGGTTTTTTTGGCAACAGGGGCCGTTTGGAGGATGTTTTTTCTGCGGCCTGTTGGGGGATTTTGGTTAGTGATTTGATATTTATGGAAAATCATCAAATCCAGACGCAGAAATTATTGGCTGTCTTTTTCGTTATTGTCGTTCAGCCAGGCTTTAAGTTCGCGGCGTTTTTTCTGTTTTTCAAACAGGGTGCGAATGATCAGCACCAGAAAAACCAGCAATAACAGCGTTGTGGTGGTGGGGAAGGCAAAGGGAATGCCGATGACCACCATAAGGGCACCCGCCAGACTGCCACCAATAATCGCCACCAGCCCGAGAACAAGCAGGATGGCGACAATGGCGGCAATAAGAATGGCGGCAAGTTTATTCATCGGCCCTGTTGATCGCGGCTCGAAAGCTGTTTGGTGGTCAGGTCCAGCCGTTCGGCAAGAACGCGCAGCAACTGGACAGAAACGGCCTGGTCCTGACGGACAAGACCCAGGAATTCCGCCTTGTCGAGCTTAAGAACGGTCATGTCTTCGACCACGCGGATGGTGGCAGAACGGGGCTGATCGACCAGCAAGGCAATTTCGCCAATCACTTCCTTCGGTTCGACATCACGCAGTTTCAGGGTTTGGGCTTCTTCGGTTGTCAGCCAGATTTCACCACGACCCGAAATCACGATAAAGGCCGCATCACCCGGTTCACCCTGTTTGACGATGATTTCGCCACGCTTATAGGTGAGACGCGGGCTGGTAAATGCCAGCAGTTTGATGACATTGGGGTCCAGTGCCGAAAACAGCGGAATGGTGCGCAGCAGCCGGACTTCTTCCTCGATGCTGCCATCTTCGGCCGGGGTGGTATCGCTTTCGGCGGTGATGGCGGCGGCATCAGCGGCGGTATCTGGCGATGTGCCTTCCTGGGTGTCACGCCGGGTCAGCTTGCCGTTGGACATATGCAGGCAGGTCGAAAAATGTTCGCCCGACATATCGGCGCCATCAACCCAGATCACACTGCGATCCGTTGCGCTGCGGGTCAGATATTCGACCACCTGATCGCGGGTTTCGTTATCGATGGCTGAAAGGGCCTCGTCGACAACAAGGATATCGGGGTTTTTGATCAGCGCGCGAACCAGCGTGATTTTTTGCCGCAGGCTTTGTGATACACGGCTGCCACCCACACCCACATCGGATTCAAGACCAAGGGCGATCAGGGCTTCGTATAGGCCGCCATCGCGTGCGATTTCAAACAGAACATCGCCAACGCGTTCTTCGGAATGTGCACGGCCATAGGCAAAGCGCCCGAACAGCAGGTTATCGAGGATGGATGCGGCAGCGGTATAGCTGTTGGCATCAAAGAAGTCGATTTCGCTGGCGAGGTCTTCGGGGATGTTTTCGTGGAATTTGGGCCGTGCCTTCAATACCAGATCGCGGAAATTGTCGTCCATCACGCGCAGGCGGTGACGGGCCGGTGTCAGGTTCATGGCGACTTCAAGCAGGCGCAGTCTGTCATCTTCGCCAATGTCATTGACCGCGACGCCATCAATGCGTTTGAGCATGTTTTTGACGTCAGCCAGTTCATCGGCGGAAATAAAGCTGTAGCGGTCGAAAAATTCGTGCCCCGGCGGCAGGCCGGTGAACAGCTCGATCATAAGATCGAGCATATTACGGCCCATATTGATCATGGGTTCATACAGGCCGTTATCGCGCAACACCCCCTGGAAATAGGGATGGGCAAGGAAATTGCGTCGTTCGTAATTTGGATTGACCGGCACACCAAAGATCAGGTTGATCCCGACGGTGGCGTTGTCGTTATAGCGGTCAATGTCAAAGGGTTCGACAAGGTCGGCAAGGCCGCGTTCAGCCAGCAGTTCCTTCAGGCGCGGGCGTGCGGCCAGCACCGCCTTTGACAGGTTGGGGCGCAGTTTGGGATCAATACGGCGGAACAGACCAATGCGGTAAATATCGCGGTCCAGATGGACGACAGACAACAGCGACAGCAATTCGCTGTTAAGCTGTTCAAGCGATTCATAACCGGGGCCGACATAATCGATCCATTGCCCGCTGGGGTCATAGGGAATGTTGCCGGACCGTTTGATTTCATCAAACATTTCCGCCGTCAAATGATCGGGAAGGTCGGTTGGCGATGCCAGTTTGACTTCTTCGACCAGGGCGGGCGGGGGCAGTTTGCCAATATCGGTCAGGTTTTCGCCAATGGCGTCTTTGCCGGTATTGCTGCCTTCGTCGCCATTTTCATCATCGTTGCCGTCTTTGCCCGCACTGCCGCCTGCGGCAGTTTTATGGTCAATTACCGGGCGATGTTTAAGGCCGTAAAGCAGGTTATCGGAAATGGTGCCGTGAAACAGATACGAATCCGGCCCGACATAGGCGGTACGCTGCCCCAATGCCGATGCGGGGAGCTGTGCTGCGTTCAGGTCATCAAACTGGATGCGGCCGCTGCTGGGGGTGATCAGGCGAACCAGCAAGCGCGCCAGATGCGATTTGCCGCTATCGGCTGTGCCTGTCAGCAGGGCGGATCCTGGCAGGGTCATGTTGAATGATACATTTTCAACAACGCGCGTGCCGTCATCATCCATCCAGGACAGGGCATATACATCCATCGGTGATTTAAGATGGTCGGCAACCGGGGCGGTCAGTTCGTGTTCCTGGTCCAGGTCGGGCAGTTCAAACTGTTCATAAAGCTGGTCATATTTGATATGGGCATCAGCCAGACGCTGGTAATAGGCCAGAAGTTCCTTCCAGGGGGCGGACATATCCTTGTAGGCGGCAAGGGCCGCAACCAGCGCGCCAAAGGACAGGTCGCCAGCAATAACCAGATAACCGCCAATCGAATAGAAGAAAAACGGCGTGATCTGGGCGATGAAGTTGTTGAGGAACTTGATGAAAAACTTGCGGAAATAGATTTCCTTGCGGATTTCAAAAATACGCCCCATGCGCTGGGTATAGCGCATGAGTTCATAGCCCTGGGTATTGTGGGCGCGAATGTCGGTCGCGCCGCTGACGGTGTCGCCGATATGTTCGGAAAGCCTGCGGATATTTTGAACGCGATCCTTGCCAAGCTGGTTTACGCGCCGCTGCAATTTGGGAATGATATAGCCCTGCAGCGGATAAAACGATACTGCCGCCAGCCCCATTAACGGGTCCTGGATAAAGATAAAGGCCGAGATCGTTACAAGGATGCCGCCCTGATAAACGGGCAGGGAAAAGGCCTCGCCAAAGAAACCGCCTAACGGTTCGGCTTCGGCGGTGATCATGGAAACGATTTCGCCCTGGCTGGTTTTGCGGAAATGCGGCAGCGGAAAACGCAGGACCCGTTCATACAGGATATAGCGCATCCGGCGCAAAAGCCGTTCGGCCATGACCCCGGTATATACGTTGATCAGGTATTTGAACCCGCCATTGATGAAAACCAGGGCCAGGAAAATACCCGACAGACTGAACAGATATTCAACCTGGTTTAACTGCACCCCCAGAATTTCAAATGGTTCACCAGCGCCACCGATGGCCTGGTTGACGATCATTTTGGGCAGGTCGAGGGAATAATACAGGAACGGAAAAGACAGCACCGTAATGATCAAAAGAACGATCTGCTGTAAGCGGCTATGGCGCCAGATATAGGCAAACACCGAATGCGGCATGCACGTTTCCCGTTATACTGCAACGCCCGACCGGTTGATCCGGTCAGGCCAGGTCAAAGCTTTGTTCCGGCATGGCAAATCCACAAAAGCCGTCGGCTACGGCATCGGGCTTCGCATAGGCCGGATAGTGATAAAGCCACATTTTGGCTTTGATATCGTCGGGCAGGGTCTTTAGCTGGTCGTAATGTGCATGTACACCCGAATGCCTTGGACCCAGTTCGCAATCCTGAAAAATGATATCGGCCTTGCGGTAATAGGGCATATGGGCATCGGGATCGAAAATCGCATCTGTTGTAACAAAAAAGCGTGTCGATTTTGTTTCGCCAAACAGCGCATATGACAGCATTTTTCCTTCGTCGGCGACAATATGGTCAACAGGCAGGATATCCATTTTAACGTCATGCCAGTTAAAACTGCCTTTTGGCGCCATCGGCTTGACGTTAAAATAGGTGTCCAGGGTGCTGTCGCCATGATCGCTGACTTCAAGGCCGCCCCGCAGGCTGTGTTCCCAAAGCGGTTCGATCAGTTCATCGACCAGATACAGGTCGACACGGTGGCGGCGGAAAATGAAATAGTTGCTAAGCGCGATCCATTCGAGACCGCCGATATGGTCCGAATGCAGGTGGCTGACATAGATGGCTTCAAAATCTTTCGGCCACAGGCCAAGGCGGTGCAGCGCATGGCGCGCATCCGTGCCGCAGTCAATCAGCATGCGTGCCAACTGGCCGGTATCGGTATTCGTGGTTTCCAAAATCATATTGCTTTGGAAATTATCGGCAGCGGTACAGAACGCAGATCCTGTGCCCGCAAAAGTAAGCTTCATTCCCCAACTCCCCTTGCTTTGACAAAATCTTAGACGAGGAATGGTGTTTAGAACCACCTTAATTTATTCAATTTTGCGCCGATTGCACGGTTTTGGGCGGCTTTGCGGGCTTTTGCCTGGCAAACGGCCCGGAAAACCGGGCCAGGGCCTGCAAATTCCCCTGCCTTGGGCGAATTTGGGTTGGGGCAACAAAACCAAAGCGCGCGTGCCGTACCAAAGAACAGGTAAAGGCGATGACTCGTTATATGTCAGTATGTTGTGGAAAATACGCGCTGGGTGCATTTGCGACGTGATGCCGGTGCCGGCGGCGTGATGCCAGTGCCGGGGGACCGGCGGGGATGGTGGCATATTGCGACGACAGGCCCGGCGATGCTGCCTTGGTCGTGGCTGTGTTGATAGGGAATGCTACCAAACAAAAAGGGCCGGCACCAAAATGGGCCGACCCTTTTTTAAATTTGCGACTGTGCCGGTCAGTTAAGACCCTGACGGCCCATATCGAGAAACTTGTCGCGGCGACGGGCCTTGAGAACGCCGCCTTCAAGATCGGAAAGTTCGATCAGGGCTTTTTCGATGGCATCGCCAACCATTTTGCAGGCATTCTGCGGTTCGCGCTGGGCACCACCAAGCGGTTCTTCGACGATTTCGTCAATCACGCCAAGCTGCTGCAGGTCCTGTGCGGTAAGGCGCAGGGCTTCGGCGGCGGTTTTGGCTTCTTCGCCCGAACGCCACAGAATGGAAGCGCAGCCTTCCGGGGAAATAACCGAATAAATCGAGTTTTCCAGCATCAGAACGGTGTTTGCCGTGGCAAGCGCAATCGCGCCACCCGAACCACCTTCGCCGATAATGACAGAAACCAGCGGCACTTTGATATCAAGGCAGGTTTCAATCGAACGGGCAATGGCTTCGGACTGGCCGCGGGCTTCGGCATCGGCACCGGGGAAGGCGCCGGCAGTATCAACCAGGGTCACAACCGGAATGTTGAAACGCTCGGCCATACGCATCAGGCGGATCGCCTTGCGGTAACCTTCGGGTTTTGCCATGCCGAAATTGTGCTTCACACGGGTTTCGGTGTCGCGGCCTTTTTCATGGCCGATAACCATGACGCTGCGCCCACGCAAACGCGCAAGGCCACCAATGATGGCTTCGTCTTCGCCATAAAGGCGGTCGCCTGCCAGCGGGGTGAAATCATCAAACAGGAATTTGATATATTCCACGAAATGCGGGCGATCCGGATGGCGGGCAACCTGGGTTTTTTGCCATGGGGTCAAACGGCCATAGGTGCTTTGCAAAAGCTTGGTCAGTTTGTCTTGCAGGCGCGCAACTTCATCGGCAATGTTGACTTCATCATCATTGCCGCTCAAATGGCGGAGTTCTTCGATCTTGCCTTCGAGTTCGGCGATCGGCTTCTCAAAATCCAGAAAATTGTGCATCAGGACGTCAAATCCGGCTGGGAAACAATGGTGCGGAACATACGTGATCAGTTTGCTACGTCAAGGGTCGAGCAAAAAAAGGCGCGATAAATTCAAGATTCAACCGTATCATTGACCAAATTGCATGAAATATGCGCCCCCAAGTTTGCCTGATGGAAATAATATGTCCACAAATTTGCAGATCACCGAGCTGCTTTCGCCCGATATTTCCGATTTTGACCGCCTTGTGGTTATTTTAAAGGAAGCCTTTGCCTTTCAGGATGGCATCGTAAACCCGCCCAGTTCGGTCAGCCGTGTGGACAGCGCTGAACTGCAATGGCGATTTGACCGTGATACGGTGCTGGTCGCGCGCGATGTTGCCAATAATGGGTTTATTATTGGCCAGGTCTGGATCGAACAGGGGGTGGATGATGCCTATTTTTACAAAATGTCGGTTGATCCGGCGTGTCATGGGCGCGGGATCGGGCAGGCGTTAATCAATGCGGCACTTGATCATGTTGCAAAGGCAGGTCGCCTGACCAAGGCGCGGCTGCATGTGCGCAAGGAACTTGCCGGTAATATTGCCTTTTTTACCCGCTGTGGCTTTGCCATTACCGGCGAAGGCAACCATCCGGGGTTTGATGCGCCAACCTATGTGATCATGACCCGCGATATCCTGCCTCAGGAAACACTTTCCATCGCCTGATCGTGCATGCGCGCCGTTGCCTTTGTCCGTGCTTTGCTGCCTTTGCCTGGGGTTTCGTAACCCGCCCCGGCAGGCTGGGGGGATTTGGCGGATTTCGCCGGTTTGGTTTTGGCATCGGGCTTCGGCGCATAATAGGGCACGTTTTCTTCGCCCCAGTCCTTTAGCGCGATGATGATGGCGCGCAGGCTTTCGCCCTTTTCCGTCAGGCTGTATTCCACGCGCGGGGGGACTTCGGCGTAAACCTCGCGGTGGATAACGCCATCCTGTTCAAGTTCGCGAAGCTGGCGGGTTAAC
The window above is part of the Thalassospira marina genome. Proteins encoded here:
- a CDS encoding ATP-binding cassette domain-containing protein; the encoded protein is MTDISPQSAKDRKPILSLKGISKNFGAVSALSNIELDVHPGEVVALVGDNGAGKSTLIKVLSGVHAPSSGTIHFEGKPVTMQGPSDALHLGIATVFQDLALCENLDVVANIFLGQERNPWHLDEVAMEVRSWELLHELAARIPSVREPIASLSGGQRQTVAIARSLLLNPKIIMLDEPTAALGVAQTAEVLNLVERVRDKGLGVIMISHNMEDVRAVADRIVVLRLGRNNGVFSPQSSNEELVGAITGAVDNAVTRRASRQAAAVGAGMQG
- a CDS encoding sugar ABC transporter permease gives rise to the protein MNKENSMTGQTPETGLLDRRDTRVKHANNIAEMIGALVDRIKAGDLGFMPVIVGLIVIWTVFTAINPLFVTPNNLVNLLFDCSTVGVISLGIVCVLKLGEIDLSVGSMSGVGSALIGVLWVNQGVALPLAILAALVAGMVIGAVYALLRTRLGMPSFVSTLSGLLALLGLQLYLLGATGSINLPYGSAMVNFGQLMMMPDWLSHLVAVLPGICMVVMGMRTRAQRQAANLSTGSVGGLMIKALVVTVLFEAAIFYLNLGRGVPWMFGLFAMLVVVMNYVFTRTRWGRSVKAVGGNAEAARRAGINVNFIYVTSFALCSLFAALGGVLSSARLASASQQAGTGDVNLNAIAAAVIGGTSLFGGRGSAWSALLGIIVIQSISNGLTLLNMSSSLRYMITGCVLAIAVIVDSLARQSRVSHGRA
- a CDS encoding SDR family oxidoreductase translates to MTNVLNAKTAAITGAASGIGLECARNLLEAGCRVVLIDRAEDRLNQICAELGPNAMPMVVDLMDNQAVDGILDGIIAKVGHLDIFHANAGAYVGGKVAEGDPDEWDRVLNLNINAAFRSIRAVLPHMVERKSGDIIVTSSIAGLVPVVWEPIYTASKFAVQAFVHTLRRQVADQGIRVGAVAPGPVVTALLDSWPKAKMEEALANGSLMQPCEVADAVIFMLSRPRGVTIRDLVILPQSVDL
- a CDS encoding aspartate aminotransferase family protein encodes the protein MNVIKNNTAELQAMDRAHFMHPSTHMRQHADGETPSRIINGGKGIYIHDTEGKETLDAFAGLYCVNVGYGRTEIADAIYAQAKELAYYHTYVGHGNEPIIRLSERIIKSAPEGMQRVYYGMSGSDANETNIKLIWYYNNILGRPEKKKIISRWRGYHGSGIMTGSLTGLATFHNAFDLPRSPVLHTTCPHFYWNAEAGETEEQFAKRCADDLEKMILREGPETIAAFIGEPVMGTGGIITPPKGYWEAIQAVLNKYDILLVADEVVTAFGRTGSYFGSQHYGIKPDLITIAKGVSSGYLPLSGVIIGERVWKVLEQGSDKMGPIGHGWTYSAHPVCAAAANANLDIVDGENLTGNSADTGGYFQKLLRETFDNHPLVGEARGVGLMAALEFVADKDKKERFDANLKVGAKVSAACLERGMIARAMPHGDILGFAPPLCITKAEVEKVVDIAKQAVDAVTDELAAK
- a CDS encoding NAD-dependent succinate-semialdehyde dehydrogenase; amino-acid sequence: MTAQLKEQRCVSLSNLTDLRLLREHAYIDGRWCSADNRQVIEVTNPFDGSFLGTVPNMGVTETRRAVEAAQKAFPAWAALLPQDRASRLRRWFELLIENREDLALLMTLEQGKPINESRGEIDYAASFVEFYAEETKRVNVESISSHLPNRAMSVRREPVGVTAAVTPWNFPCAMITRKAAAALAAGCTMIVRPATETPFSATALAELAERAGIPAGVFNVITGDPNPVVGELCGNPTVRALSFTGSTQIGRLLLAQGAQTVKKMSMELGGHAPFILFPDMDLDLAVSHAIGAKFATSGQDCLAANRIFVHRDIYDAFLERFANAIEKLRVGNGLDEDCEIGPLMHERAVAKCDEHVEDARAKGARVLAGGKTLGGLFYAPTLLADVTEDMQIYHEETFGPVAPVIPFDSEEEVIKRANDSEYGLAAYLYTNDQSRANRVANALEYGMVALNCVKITGAPIPFGGVKQSGLGREGSRHGMEEFTELKYVCAAF
- a CDS encoding ABC transporter transmembrane domain-containing protein is translated as MPHSVFAYIWRHSRLQQIVLLIITVLSFPFLYYSLDLPKMIVNQAIGGAGEPFEILGVQLNQVEYLFSLSGIFLALVFINGGFKYLINVYTGVMAERLLRRMRYILYERVLRFPLPHFRKTSQGEIVSMITAEAEPLGGFFGEAFSLPVYQGGILVTISAFIFIQDPLMGLAAVSFYPLQGYIIPKLQRRVNQLGKDRVQNIRRLSEHIGDTVSGATDIRAHNTQGYELMRYTQRMGRIFEIRKEIYFRKFFIKFLNNFIAQITPFFFYSIGGYLVIAGDLSFGALVAALAAYKDMSAPWKELLAYYQRLADAHIKYDQLYEQFELPDLDQEHELTAPVADHLKSPMDVYALSWMDDDGTRVVENVSFNMTLPGSALLTGTADSGKSHLARLLVRLITPSSGRIQFDDLNAAQLPASALGQRTAYVGPDSYLFHGTISDNLLYGLKHRPVIDHKTAAGGSAGKDGNDDENGDEGSNTGKDAIGENLTDIGKLPPPALVEEVKLASPTDLPDHLTAEMFDEIKRSGNIPYDPSGQWIDYVGPGYESLEQLNSELLSLLSVVHLDRDIYRIGLFRRIDPKLRPNLSKAVLAARPRLKELLAERGLADLVEPFDIDRYNDNATVGINLIFGVPVNPNYERRNFLAHPYFQGVLRDNGLYEPMINMGRNMLDLMIELFTGLPPGHEFFDRYSFISADELADVKNMLKRIDGVAVNDIGEDDRLRLLEVAMNLTPARHRLRVMDDNFRDLVLKARPKFHENIPEDLASEIDFFDANSYTAAASILDNLLFGRFAYGRAHSEERVGDVLFEIARDGGLYEALIALGLESDVGVGGSRVSQSLRQKITLVRALIKNPDILVVDEALSAIDNETRDQVVEYLTRSATDRSVIWVDGADMSGEHFSTCLHMSNGKLTRRDTQEGTSPDTAADAAAITAESDTTPAEDGSIEEEVRLLRTIPLFSALDPNVIKLLAFTSPRLTYKRGEIIVKQGEPGDAAFIVISGRGEIWLTTEEAQTLKLRDVEPKEVIGEIALLVDQPRSATIRVVEDMTVLKLDKAEFLGLVRQDQAVSVQLLRVLAERLDLTTKQLSSRDQQGR